A genomic window from Natronoarchaeum mannanilyticum includes:
- a CDS encoding helix-turn-helix domain-containing protein, producing the protein MRELAFALEYEPGCNRVADTLAEHPDARIRSLSLHATDEKLWRVDHATGSPDALDAIEDAFLTADYYADCLATEHCGATQSTEVLEHTDDALVLYSYWERTPNCDSVPHIARDHLGDGVLFETRHEGRHYTWRLVHSGEGDVGEFFDDLKEAVGDCARTEMLRTGESAASPGEAGSREANELTPQQEAALRAAVEHGYYESPRAVDVGELADHLDVPRSTLTYRLRRAEEQLAKRHVAEEPGVEGPSASL; encoded by the coding sequence ATGCGCGAACTCGCCTTCGCCCTAGAGTACGAGCCGGGCTGCAACAGGGTTGCCGACACGCTCGCGGAGCACCCGGACGCCCGGATCCGGTCGCTCTCCTTGCACGCGACCGACGAGAAGCTCTGGCGAGTCGACCACGCGACGGGGTCGCCCGACGCGCTCGACGCGATCGAGGACGCCTTTCTGACGGCCGATTACTACGCCGACTGCCTGGCGACCGAGCACTGCGGGGCAACCCAGTCGACGGAAGTGCTCGAACACACCGACGACGCGCTCGTGCTGTACTCGTACTGGGAGCGCACTCCCAACTGCGACTCGGTGCCCCACATCGCTCGCGACCATCTCGGCGACGGCGTGCTGTTCGAGACGCGCCACGAGGGGCGCCACTACACCTGGCGGCTGGTCCACTCCGGCGAGGGCGACGTGGGCGAGTTCTTCGACGACCTGAAGGAGGCGGTCGGCGACTGCGCGCGCACGGAGATGCTCCGGACCGGCGAGAGCGCGGCGTCGCCGGGCGAGGCCGGCAGTCGCGAGGCGAACGAGCTGACGCCGCAGCAGGAGGCCGCGCTCAGGGCTGCGGTCGAGCACGGCTACTACGAATCGCCGCGGGCGGTCGACGTCGGCGAACTCGCCGACCACCTAGACGTTCCCCGGTCGACGCTGACCTACAGGCTCCGGCGGGCCGAGGAGCAACTGGCGAAGCGACACGTCGCCGAGGAACCGGGCGTCGAGGGCCCATCGGCGTCGCTCTGA
- a CDS encoding cation-translocating P-type ATPase: MTEKSDQGAEAGGGERRELTARFSVPEMDCPSCAGKVDKSLKRVDGVVDATEQPTTGTATVTYDPDRTDRSALVAAIEGAGYEVVGGDGEETDGEDASAGGVDVAPPAEIWTSTRAIKTWIGAVLVAFGLLFEFVLTGLNPEVASVLDYPLSLADVLFVGAVVASGLPVIRGGYYSARQRSLDIDLLMGTAIVAATGIGYFVEAATLAVLFSVAELLEDFAMDRARDSLRELMELSPDEATVRRGGEEITVPAEEVEVGETVVVRPGEKIPLDGVVREGESAVDESPITGESVPVDKTPGDEAFAGSIAAEGYLEIEVTSTAGDSTLSRIIEMVQGAQAEQTETEQFVDRFAGYYTPVIVALAILTAAVPPLLIDGSTTVGAAGFALSLPGDWGTWFVRGLTLLVIACPCAFVISTPVSVVSGITSAAKNGVLIKGGNYLEAMGEVDTVALDKTGTLTKGELAVTDVVPTDGGDADDLLRRAAALERRSEHPIARAILDRADETGVDDLPEPSEFESLTGKGVRADLDGRTFYAGKPALFEELGVDLSNAGVGAAGSRRTDGGSVATASDADREPDAGAEDEPDADVGSVADRIRALEREGKTVVLVGTESELLGVVAVADEVRPASKRAVERLRDLGVGRVVMLTGDNEGTARAIAEEVGVDEYRAELLPDEKVDAIEALQSEYGSVAMVGDGVNDAPALATANVGVAMGAAGTDTALETADIALMGDDVGKLPYLYDLSHRGNAVIRQNIWSSLGVKALLAFGVPLGYVSVALAVVVGDMGMSLGVTGNAMRLSRVTPDRFEGDAVAGDQ; this comes from the coding sequence ATGACAGAGAAGTCGGACCAGGGTGCGGAGGCGGGGGGCGGAGAGCGGCGCGAGCTGACCGCTCGCTTCTCCGTCCCCGAGATGGACTGCCCGTCCTGTGCCGGGAAAGTCGACAAGAGCCTCAAGCGGGTCGACGGCGTCGTCGACGCCACCGAGCAGCCGACGACGGGAACGGCGACGGTGACCTACGACCCCGATCGGACCGATCGGTCCGCTCTCGTCGCGGCGATCGAGGGCGCGGGTTACGAGGTCGTCGGTGGCGACGGCGAAGAGACGGACGGCGAGGACGCCAGCGCCGGCGGCGTCGACGTCGCGCCGCCCGCCGAGATCTGGACGAGCACGCGCGCGATCAAGACCTGGATCGGGGCCGTCCTCGTGGCGTTCGGGCTCCTGTTCGAGTTCGTCCTGACGGGGCTCAATCCGGAGGTCGCGAGCGTGCTCGACTACCCGCTCTCGCTCGCGGACGTGCTGTTCGTCGGCGCCGTCGTCGCAAGCGGACTCCCCGTGATCCGTGGCGGCTACTACTCGGCGCGCCAGCGCAGCCTGGACATCGACCTGCTGATGGGGACCGCGATCGTCGCGGCGACGGGGATCGGCTACTTCGTCGAGGCGGCGACGCTCGCGGTGCTGTTTAGCGTCGCCGAGCTGCTGGAGGACTTCGCGATGGACCGGGCCCGGGACTCGCTGCGCGAGCTGATGGAGCTGTCGCCCGACGAGGCGACGGTCCGGCGCGGTGGAGAGGAGATCACGGTTCCGGCTGAAGAGGTCGAAGTGGGCGAGACGGTCGTCGTTCGGCCGGGCGAGAAGATCCCCCTCGACGGCGTCGTGCGGGAGGGCGAGAGCGCGGTCGACGAGTCGCCGATCACCGGCGAGAGCGTCCCGGTCGACAAGACGCCGGGCGACGAGGCGTTCGCGGGGTCGATCGCCGCCGAGGGATACCTCGAAATCGAGGTCACGTCGACCGCGGGCGACTCGACGCTCTCGCGGATCATCGAGATGGTTCAGGGCGCCCAGGCCGAGCAGACCGAAACCGAGCAGTTCGTCGACCGGTTCGCGGGCTACTACACGCCGGTTATCGTCGCGCTGGCGATTCTCACCGCCGCCGTGCCGCCGCTGCTGATCGACGGCTCGACGACGGTCGGGGCGGCCGGGTTCGCGCTCTCGCTCCCGGGCGACTGGGGCACCTGGTTCGTCCGCGGGCTCACCCTGCTGGTGATCGCCTGCCCCTGCGCGTTCGTGATCTCGACGCCCGTCTCGGTCGTCTCGGGGATCACCAGCGCCGCGAAGAACGGCGTCCTCATCAAGGGCGGCAACTACCTCGAAGCGATGGGCGAGGTGGACACCGTCGCCCTCGACAAGACGGGGACGCTCACGAAGGGGGAGTTGGCGGTCACCGACGTCGTCCCGACGGACGGCGGCGACGCCGACGACCTGCTGCGGCGCGCCGCCGCGCTGGAGCGCCGGAGCGAGCACCCGATCGCGCGGGCGATCCTCGACCGGGCCGACGAGACGGGCGTCGACGACCTGCCCGAGCCCTCGGAGTTCGAGAGCCTGACGGGGAAGGGCGTCCGCGCCGACCTCGACGGTCGGACGTTCTACGCGGGCAAGCCCGCGCTGTTCGAGGAACTCGGCGTCGACCTCTCGAACGCGGGCGTCGGAGCCGCGGGGAGCCGGCGGACCGACGGCGGGTCGGTCGCGACGGCGTCCGACGCCGATAGAGAGCCCGACGCAGGCGCCGAAGACGAGCCGGACGCCGACGTCGGGTCGGTCGCCGACCGAATCCGGGCGCTCGAACGCGAGGGCAAAACGGTCGTGCTCGTCGGGACCGAGTCCGAACTGCTCGGCGTCGTCGCGGTCGCCGACGAGGTCCGACCCGCCTCGAAACGCGCCGTCGAGCGCCTGCGCGACCTCGGCGTCGGCCGAGTCGTGATGCTCACCGGCGACAACGAGGGGACCGCGCGGGCGATCGCCGAGGAGGTCGGCGTCGACGAGTACCGTGCCGAGCTGCTGCCCGACGAGAAGGTCGACGCGATCGAGGCGCTGCAATCGGAGTACGGGAGCGTCGCGATGGTCGGCGACGGCGTCAACGACGCGCCGGCGCTGGCGACCGCGAACGTCGGCGTCGCGATGGGCGCGGCGGGCACCGACACGGCCCTGGAGACGGCCGACATCGCGCTGATGGGTGACGACGTCGGGAAGCTGCCGTACCTGTACGACCTGTCCCACCGGGGCAACGCCGTCATCCGGCAGAACATCTGGTCGAGCCTCGGCGTCAAGGCGCTGCTGGCGTTCGGCGTCCCGCTGGGCTACGTCTCGGTCGCGCTGGCGGTGGTCGTCGGCGACATGGGGATGAGCCTCGGCGTGACGGGCAACGCGATGCGGCTCTCGCGCGTGACGCCCGACCGGTTCGAGGGCGATGCGGTGGCGGGAGACCAGTAA